The following coding sequences are from one Daphnia pulex isolate KAP4 chromosome 11, ASM2113471v1 window:
- the LOC124206991 gene encoding polyribonucleotide nucleotidyltransferase 1, mitochondrial-like, translating into MAVHVSRSRLYSQNLFVNQYSGVRFGRICASYIKRCESTVSVPLSSGKKLVFQSGKYARFADGSAVASFGDTAVLVTAVSKAKSSPASFLPLTVDYRQKAAAAGRIPTNFLRRELGTSEREILTSRMIDRSLRPLFPDGYFYETQVVCNLLSVDGVNDPEVLSINAASAALAISDIPWNGPVAAVRVGLIDNEVVINPTRRELAHSQLNLVVSSTSPNLVVMLEASAENVYQQDFLKAIRTGVKECQTIAKAIEKLRKDAGKPKREFTVLPSGSEELLSAVKLLSENRLRVILRDFNHDKISRDVAVATVRNDVMEKLRTSFPDTDPMIISESFNKFFKEFFRQLILDEEIRCDGRKLTDIRNISCGVDLYKPLHGSAIFQRGQTQVVCTVAFDSPESALKSDPVSILMGGLKAKNFFLHYEFPPYATNETGRVGSGGSAGRRELGHGALAEKGLRPVVPSDYPFTIRLTSEVLESNGSSSMASVCGGSLALMDAGVPILQPAAGVAVGLVSRVNPETKQIDDYRILTDLLGIEDYLGDMDFKLAGTKKGITALQADFKLPGVPLKIIMESVVQASDAKSHILDIMAQTIKQPRNDKKDIWPLSEKLEIEAHKRPKFVGIGGSNLKKLTAETGVQITSIDDLTFSIFAPNQSAMDEAKEMIEQFLKEEKEPELEFGAIYKARIVEMKETGVLVTFYPKMVPTLLHNSQLDVRKVAHPSALGLQVGDEISIKYFGRDPVSGRMRLSRKVLQSVASSVVKNLNGKPPSS; encoded by the exons ATGGCTGTCCACGTGAGTAGGAGCCGGCTCTATTCACAAAATCTTTTTGTAAATCAATATTCCGGCGTTCGTTTCGGTAGAATATGTGCCAGTTACATCAAAAGATGTGAATCCACTGTCAGTGTACCTTTATCTTCAGG GAAAAAACTGGTATTTCAATCGGGGAAATATGCTCGATTCGCCGATGGAAGCGCCGTGGCATCCTTTGGAGATACTGCCGTATTGGTTACGGCTGTGAGTAAAGCCAAAAGCTCACCAGCTTCATTCCTGCCTCTTACCGTTGACTACAGACAGAAAGCCGCTGCAGCAGGCAGAATACCCACCAATTTCTTGAGGAGAGAACTTGGGACATCCGAAAGAGAGATTCTGACTAGTCGCATGATTGACCGATCCCTTAGACCACTCTTCCCAGATG GGTACTTCTATGAAACTCAGGTTGTGTGCAACTTGCTATCTGTCGATGGAGTCAACGATCCAGAAGTGCTGAGTATCAATGCTGCCTCTGCTGCACTTGCCATCTCAGACATTCCTTGGAACGGTCCTGTGGCAGCAGTTCGTGTGGGTCTCATTGACAATGAAGTGGTTATCAATCCCACAAGAAGAGAGTTGGCCCACAGTCAGTTAAACTTGGTCGTCAGTTCCACTTCCCCAAATTTGGTCGTCATGCTGGAAGCTTCAGCCGAAAATGTGTACCAGCAAGACTTTTTGAAAGCCATCAGAACGGGAGTGAAAGAATGTCAAACTATCGCCAAGGCAATCGAAAAATTGCGGAAAGATGCCGGGAAACCCAAACGGGAGTTTACCGTCTTGCCGTCTGGCTCGGAGGAGTTGCTATCTGCCGTCAAACTATTGAGCGAAAATCGATTGCGGGTCATTCTGCGCGATTTTAATCACGACAAGATTTCGCGTGACGTTGCAGTTGCCACCGTACGAAACGATGTCATGGAAAAACTAAGAACCAGCTTTCCTGATACGGATCCAATGATTATCAGCGAATcctttaataaatttttcaaggaATTCTTTCGACAGCTTATTCTAGATGAAGAAATCAG GTGTGACGGGAGGAAGTTGACTGACATTCGTAACATTTCTTGTGGTGTTGACTTGTATAAACCACTACACGGATCCGCCATCTTCCAACGTGGTCAAACTCAAGTCGTTTGCACTGTAGCCTTCGATTCACCGGAATCAGCCTTAAAATCCGATCCAGTCTCCATTCTTATGGG TGGATTGAAAGCCAAGAATTTCTTCCTCCATTACGAATTCCCGCCTTATGCAACCAACGAAACAGGAAGAGTCGGATCAGGTGGTAGCGCCGGTCGTCGTGAGCTTGGCCACGGAGCTTTAGCTGAGAAAGGTCTCAGACCTGTGGTGCCCAGCGACTATCCGTTTACCATCCGTTTGACTTCTGAAGTCTTAGAGTCCAATG GTTCTTCGTCAATGGCCTCGGTTTGTGGAGGTTCTCTGGCTCTGATGGACGCTGGAGTTCCAATTTTGCAGCCGGCAGCGGGAGTAGCGGTTGGTTTGGTCAGTCGAGTAAACCCGGAAACTAAACAGATTGACGACTATCGCATTCTCACCGATCTTctg gGCATTGAAGACTATTTGGGAGACATGGATTTCAAATTAGCCGGAACCAAAAAAGGCATCACGGCTCTCCAAGCAGATTTTAAACTACCTGGTGTACCTTTAAAGATAATCATGGAGTCGGTGGTTCAGGCTAGCGATGCCAAGTCGCACATACTCGACATAATGGCTCAGACAATCAAACAGCCGCGTAATGACAAGAAAGATATCTGGCCACTCTCCGAAAAACTGGAAATTGAAGCTCACAAACGACCTAAATTTGTCGGTATTGGTGGTTCAAACCTCAAGAAATTAACTGCTGAAACAGGAGTTCAG ATTACCTCTATCGATGACTTGACGTTTTCCATCTTCGCACCCAATCAATCAGCGATGGACGAAGCCAAGGAAATGATTGAACAATTtctgaaggaagaaaaagagccggAACTAGAATTTGGCGCCATCTACAAAGCGCGTATCGTCGAGATGAAGGAAACTGGTGTGCTGGTGACCTTCTACCCCAAAATGGTTCCTACACTCCTTCACAATTCACAGCTGGACGTACGGAAAGTAGCCCACCCATCTGCCCTAGGACTTCAGGTAGGAGATGAAATCTCTATTAAATATTTCGGCCGGGATCCAGTTAGCGGCAGGATGCGGTTGTCGCGTAAAGTCCTTCAGTCGGTTGCGTCCTCAGTTGTGAAAAACCTGAATGGAAAACCCCCAAGTAGTTAA
- the LOC124206992 gene encoding aldo-keto reductase family 1 member A1-like isoform X3, with the protein MDNSHHLYLNLFNGQLIPRIGLGIWQCTPDEVKEAVNAALETGYRHIDTAYLYQNEAAIGEVIQEWINSGKLKREELFITTKLPFTGNKPEKVEHFLKLSLENLKLDYVDLYLIHFPIGFRGEDDHDLFPRDENGRLILDFDSNMITLWKAMETQVEAGRAKAIGLSNFNSHQIERIVQTSRIKPANLQVEMHAYFQQKRLRAYCKKHDIVVCAYGPLGSKGRVDFSARFGVPKLQVPDVLDDPVVAEIANAHMKTSAQVLLRHLIQLNVVVIPKSVSQSRIRENYEVR; encoded by the exons ATGGATAACAGCCATCATCTTTACCTGAACCTCTTCAACGGCCAACTAATCCCAAGGATTGGATTGGGAATTTGGCAG TGTACCCCAGACGAAGTCAAGGAAGCCGTTAACGCCGCTTTGGAAACTGGATATCGGCACATCGATACGGCTTACTTGTATCAAAACGAGGCGGCAATCGGAGAAGTTATTCAAGAATGGATCAATAGCGGAAAGCTTAAGCGCGAAGAGTTGTTCATAACAACAAAA TTGCCATTTACTGGCAACAAACCGGAAAAAGTGGagcattttttgaaactttccCTGGAAAACCTGAAGTTAGACTACGTGGATCTCTACTTAATTCATTTCCCCATCGGGTTCCGAGGAGAAGACGACCACGATCTCTTCCCGAGGGATGAAAACGGCCGATTAATTCTGGACTTTGATTCCAATATGATTACTCTTTGGAAA GCGATGGAAACGCAAGTGGAAGCTGGGCGCGCAAAGGCCATCGGCCTGTCCAACTTTAACAGTCATCAAATCGAAAGGATCGTCCAAACTTCGCGGATTAAACCGGCCAATCTACAAGTCGAGATGCACGCCTATTTCCAGCAGAAGCGATTGAGGGCTTACTGTAAAAAACACGACATCGTCGTTTGTGCTTACGGGCCACTTGGATCCAAAGGCAGGGTTGATTTTAGCGCTCGATTTGGAGTACC AAAGCTTCAAGTCCCAGATGTTCTCGACGATCCGGTAGTGGCGGAAATTGCCAACGCCCACATGAAAACATCTGCCCAAGTTCTTTTGCGTCACTTGATCCAACTGAATGTTGTCGTCATTCCCAAAAGCGTCTCCCAGTCGAGGATTCGTGAAAATTACGAGGTACGCTAG
- the LOC124206992 gene encoding aldo-keto reductase family 1 member A1-like isoform X1, with protein sequence MDNSHHLYLNLFNGQLIPRIGLGIWQCTPDEVKEAVNAALETGYRHIDTAYLYQNEAAIGEVIQEWINSGKLKREELFITTKLPFTGNKPEKVEHFLKLSLENLKLDYVDLYLIHFPIGFRGEDDHDLFPRDENGRLILDFDSNMITLWKAMETQVEAGRAKAIGLSNFNSHQIERIVQTSRIKPANLQVEMHAYFQQKRLRAYCKKHDIVVCAYGPLGSKGRVDFSARFGVPKPQVPDVLDDPVVAEIANAHMKTSAQVLLRHLIQLNVVVIPKSVSQSRIRENYEVFDFVLTANEMEKLSQLDKNNRTFIFDEYDGVPDHPEYPFIIPY encoded by the exons ATGGATAACAGCCATCATCTTTACCTGAACCTCTTCAACGGCCAACTAATCCCAAGGATTGGATTGGGAATTTGGCAG TGTACCCCAGACGAAGTCAAGGAAGCCGTTAACGCCGCTTTGGAAACTGGATATCGGCACATCGATACGGCTTACTTGTATCAAAACGAGGCGGCAATCGGAGAAGTTATTCAAGAATGGATCAATAGCGGAAAGCTTAAGCGCGAAGAGTTGTTCATAACAACAAAA TTGCCATTTACTGGCAACAAACCGGAAAAAGTGGagcattttttgaaactttccCTGGAAAACCTGAAGTTAGACTACGTGGATCTCTACTTAATTCATTTCCCCATCGGGTTCCGAGGAGAAGACGACCACGATCTCTTCCCGAGGGATGAAAACGGCCGATTAATTCTGGACTTTGATTCCAATATGATTACTCTTTGGAAA GCGATGGAAACGCAAGTGGAAGCTGGGCGCGCAAAGGCCATCGGCCTGTCCAACTTTAACAGTCATCAAATCGAAAGGATCGTCCAAACTTCGCGGATTAAACCGGCCAATCTACAAGTCGAGATGCACGCCTATTTCCAGCAGAAGCGATTGAGGGCTTACTGTAAAAAACACGACATCGTCGTTTGTGCTTACGGGCCACTTGGATCCAAAGGCAGGGTTGATTTTAGCGCTCGATTTGGAGTACC AAAGCCTCAAGTCCCAGATGTTCTCGACGATCCGGTAGTGGCGGAAATTGCCAACGCCCACATGAAAACATCTGCCCAAGTTCTTTTGCGTCACTTGATCCAACTGAATGTTGTCGTCATTCCCAAAAGCGTCTCCCAGTCGAGGATTCGTGAAAATTACGAG GTATTCGACTTTGTCCTGACGGCCaacgaaatggaaaaactCAGCCAGTTGGACAAAAACAAccgaacttttatttttgacgaGTACGACGG agtgCCAGATCATCCGGAATACCCGTTCATCATTCCATATTAG
- the LOC124206992 gene encoding aldo-keto reductase family 1 member A1-like isoform X2, with protein sequence MDNSHHLYLNLFNGQLIPRIGLGIWQCTPDEVKEAVNAALETGYRHIDTAYLYQNEAAIGEVIQEWINSGKLKREELFITTKLPFTGNKPEKVEHFLKLSLENLKLDYVDLYLIHFPIGFRGEDDHDLFPRDENGRLILDFDSNMITLWKAMETQVEAGRAKAIGLSNFNSHQIERIVQTSRIKPANLQVEMHAYFQQKRLRAYCKKHDIVVCAYGPLGSKGRVDLSARFGVPKPQVPDVLDDPVVAEIANAHMKTSAQVLLRHLIQLNVVVIPKSVSQSRIRENYEVFDFVLTANEMEKLSQLDKNNRTFIFDEYDGVPDHPEYPFIIPY encoded by the exons ATGGATAACAGCCATCATCTTTACCTGAACCTCTTCAACGGCCAACTAATCCCAAGGATTGGATTGGGAATTTGGCAG TGTACCCCAGACGAAGTCAAGGAAGCCGTTAACGCCGCTTTGGAAACTGGATATCGGCACATCGATACGGCTTACTTGTATCAAAACGAGGCGGCAATCGGAGAAGTTATTCAAGAATGGATCAATAGCGGAAAGCTTAAGCGCGAAGAGTTGTTCATAACAACAAAA TTGCCATTTACTGGCAACAAACCGGAAAAAGTGGAGCATTTTCTGAAACTTTCCCTGGAAAACCTGAAGCTAGACTACGTGGATCTCTACTTAATTCATTTCCCCATCGGGTTCCGAGGAGAAGACGACCACGATCTCTTCCCGAGGGATGAAAACGGCCGATTAATTCTGGACTTTGATTCCAATATGATTACTCTTTGGAAA GCGATGGAAACGCAAGTGGAAGCTGGGCGCGCAAAGGCCATCGGCCTGTCCAACTTTAACAGTCACCAAATTGAAAGGATCGTCCAAACTTCGCGGATTAAACCGGCCAATCTACAGGTCGAGATGCACGCCTATTTCCAGCAGAAGCGATTGAGGGCTTACTGTAAAAAACACGACATCGTCGTTTGTGCTTACGGACCACTTGGATCGAAAGGCAGGGTTGATTTAAGCGCTCGATTTGGAGTACC AAAGCCTCAAGTCCCAGATGTTCTCGACGATCCGGTAGTGGCGGAAATTGCCAACGCCCACATGAAAACATCTGCCCAAGTTCTTTTGCGTCACTTGATCCAACTGAATGTTGTCGTCATTCCCAAAAGCGTCTCCCAGTCGAGGATTCGTGAAAATTACGAG GTATTCGACTTTGTCCTGACGGCCaacgaaatggaaaaactCAGCCAGTTGGACAAAAACAAccgaacttttatttttgacgaGTACGACGG agtgCCAGATCATCCGGAATACCCGTTCATCATTCCATATTAG
- the LOC124206989 gene encoding protein timeless-like, with protein sequence MDWMFSNGGAPSSVLIPLGTYYNNQYYTNDQCSTNLEELVTQLQADDPKNHSRRLGLGFIDIINKDLKPMLIGCFKDEPAIFRSAVKLLVGITTPIRCLTFVETSSQRIHASTIICELRQLLYRAKESFLDARSTRAIIAHVEILLEHPFLTMEETRSVNFCLALLRNVLHIPERPSTSHPQMLLAQSFIDHTTYNSQQNQIVVNLFAQGLGPLLLKLLDCPQMDEWVGTVTQVISVLFKGRSAESIRNRLGTVVEISESSEEEDKSSVVSDNIDTLRNMTLSSSNSSTSSKRHKKETKFHQKKRRIEVRLELTEEVSKLLGNFVVDFMPKGYNTLVGGLHQQSLRHDLDLPMDQAQFFWVIAYFLGFAPILKLDIGHFKKVLDIEILSYLTWRVVRESEALDGNTLRLVNKESNVRRLHRGVTAIREFLQMLKIYSHTDSDESRGFEEWSRLLHGYLPAMRDLRQSFLLLLRQFNPRFQDRQYLRDLITTNHLLMLTLNRAAEFPAYGGSCFDLKEHLKQFCTPVIVAKYGIALSDFRTNDPVVNNCIFTFLQHVNVDLGRIDLLLDPVIVRPFGQIREEKFHVDKDWHGLIHCVLQTFERSQPNLYHQYSRAMNELFYPESPTSTETMQNDHLPVFRQLETNIETLLCQLRDSGFHRQLDWIQSSLLKTCAAHLGTYDGRNFCNPIACLNQKKKLSCPIVPWTEVEATALRSNRFFCLLQQLDLLPISREAGFYPCIPQNWTPKIMFKVAQIFGPIDQTMVDFDLFLVKNVTTEQSHPHSLLRKSTAHYLSDSLQQATQVNIENEGFLTRTPSPPHLSSQVLDWIVDQQASVRGSKPKGDETDETTLSDSE encoded by the exons ATGGATTGGATGTTTTCAAATGGAGGCGCTCCATCTTCCGTCCTCATTCCGTTGGGGACATATTACAACAACCAATACTACACCAACGACCAATGCTCGA CCAACCTCGAAGAACTTGTAACGCAGTTGCAAGCCGACGATCCGAAAAATCATTCACGTCGACTTGGTCTTGGCTTCATCGACATCATTAATAAG GACCTGAAACCTATGCTGATTGGTTGTTTTAAAGATGAACCTGCAATTTTTCGATCAGCAGTTAA ATTGTTGGTTGGTATAACTACGCCCATTCGATGCCTCACTTTTGTAGAAACATCCAGTCAAAGAATCCATGCATCAACTATTATCTGTGAACTTAGGCAACTTCTTTACAGGGCCAAAGAATCCTTCCTCGACGCCAGGAGCACTAGAGCTATTATCGCTCATGTCGAGATTCTTTTGGAACAT CCATTTTTAACGATGGAAGAAACTCGGTccgtaaatttttgtttggcacTTCTTCGAAATGTTCTGCACATTCCGGAGCGCCCTTCAACAAGTCATCCGCAGATGCTGTTGGCTCAGAGTTTCATTGATCACACGACATACAACTCTCAGCAAAACCAAATCGTTGTTAACCTCTTTGCACAAGGATTAGGTCCGCTTCTCCTAAAATTATTGGACTGCCCACAAATG GACGAATGGGTGGGGACTGTCACACAAGTGATCTCGGTCCTTTTCAAAGGTCGGTCCGCCGAAAGCATACGGAACCGATTGGGCACCGTGGTTGAGATCTCTGAATCATCAGAGGAAGAAGACAAAAGCAGCGTCGTGTCTGACAAC atcGACACACTTAGGAACATGACTTTGTCGTCATCGAATTCGTCAACATCAAGCAAGAG acacaagaaagaaaccaaatttcatcaaaaaaagaGGCGCATTGAGGTGCGATTGGAACTGACAGAAGAAGTTTCCAAACTTTTGGGAAACTTTGTTGTTGACTTTATGCCAAAAG GTTACAACACACTTGTTGGTGGATTGCACCAACAATCACTAAGACACGATTTGGACTTGCCAATGGATCAGGCACAATTTTTCTGGGTTATTGcgtattttttgggttttgcaCCAATTCTTAAATTGGACATAGGGCACTTCAAAAAGGTTTTGGAtattgaaattctttcctACTTGACGTGGAGAGTTGTTCGTGAATCGGAAGCGTTGGACGGAAACACTCTGCGTTTAGTAAACAAGGAATCTAACGTTCGGCGATTGCATCGCGGGGTTACGGCCATCCGAGAATTTCTACAAATGTTGAAAATCTATTCTCATACTGACAGCGACGAGTCTCGAGGATTCGAAGAGTGGAGTCGTCTACTTCACGGTTACTTGCCGGCAATGAGAGATCTTCGTCAAtcttttttgcttcttttgcGTCAGTTTAATCCCAGATTTCAGGATCGACAGTACCTACGTGATCTAATAACAACAAATCACCTTCTAATGCTAACCCTCAACAGAGCTGCCGAGTTCCCAGCGTACGGTGGgagttgttttgatttgaaagaaCATTTGAAACAATTCTGCACTCCCGTGATCGTGGCTAAATACGGAATCGCTCTTAGTGATTTTAGAACCAATGACCCTGTCGTGAACAACtgcatttttacttttttgcaACATGTCAATGTTGATCTCGGTAGAATTGACCTTTTGTTGGACCCGGTTATTGTGCGTCCGTTCGGCCAAATCCGAGAGGAAAAATTTCAT gTTGACAAAGATTGGCATGGCTTGATTCATTGTGTCCTGCAGACATTTGAACGTAGTCAACCGAATCTCTATCATCAGTACTCGAGGGCGATGAATGAATTGTTCTATCCAGAAAGCCCAACATCAACGGAGACCATGCAAAACGATCATTTGCCCGTTTTTCGACAACTTGAAACCAACATCGAAACACTCCTTTGTCAGCTCAGGGATTCAG GGTTCCACAGGCAACTGGATTGGATTCAGTCGTCTTTATTGAAGACTTGTGCAGCTCATTTGGGCACTTATGATGGTCGTAATTTCTGCAATCCTATTGCTTgtttaaatcaaaaaaagaaactatcgTGCCCTATTGTTCCGTGGACGGAAGTGGAAGCCACTGCCCTTCGTTCGAACcgtttcttttgccttttacAGCAATTAGATCTTCTACCGATCTCTCGTGAAGCTGGATTTTATCCTTGCATTCCACAAAATTGGACCCCGAAGATTATGTTTAAAGTCGCTCAAATTTTCGGTCCCATTGACCAAACAATGGTAgattttgatctttttctcGTGAAAAACGTCACGACTGAGCAGAGCCATCCGCACTCACTTTTAAGAAAATCTACAGCACATTACCTGAGCG ATTCGCTCCAACAGGCAACACAAGTtaacattgaaaatgaaggattTCTTACGCGTACTCCTTCGCCACCGCACCTTTCCAGCCAAGTGTTGGACTGGATAGTGGATCAGCAGGCAAGCGTCAGAGGATCCAAGCCTAAAGGAGATGAAACCGATGAAACTACGCTTAGCGATTCTGAATGA